GGGCCCTATGGATGGAGGGCAGGGGGGGCTCTTACCGGCACTGCGTGCCTCTTTCTTTTCTCGCTCGTCGCGAGGAGATTTCTCCCGCCGGCCTTTTCTCTGCTGGCCACGTGGTTTCTCTGCCTTGACTTTCTGAACTTCACGCTCTGCCGCCTCGGAATGCTGGACATTTACGCTTTTTTTTTGTGCTGCTGGCGCTCGTGCTTTTTTTCCGGGGAGAGGATCATCCAGGGCAGCAGGGGCTTCTGTGGCTTTCCATGGGAATCGCATGGGGTGCTGCCCTGGGGTGCAAATGGAGCAGCCTGCTTCCTCTTCTCGCCTGCCTGTCATTCTGTCTCTGGAGGATGATGAAGAATAATCCCGAGAGGTGCGCCCTCTGCCGTGCTCTTTTCTTCTTCCTTGCCGTGCCTCTCCTTGTCTATTTCCTCTGCCACCTGGAGTATGTTTTCCGCTACGGTACATCAGGCTTTTTTTACCAGCAGGCGGAGAACCTTTTGTATTTAGTCACTCTGGCGGGCCATGACCCGCAGTCTTCTCCGTGGTGGAGCTGGATGCTGCTCATGAAGCCCCAGCTCCTCTATAAGGATACTTTTTGTTCAGGATCAGGGGAACTCTTTTATTCTGCAGTGGTCCTGCTGGGAAACCCCCTCCTCTGGTGGGCCAGTATCCCTGCCGTCATCGGCCTGGCATCAAGGGCTTTCAGGGAGGAACTTCCCCTCTTTGTCTTTTTCTCCCTTGTCTTTGAGGTGTTTCTGTGGGTCCTGTCCCCAAGGAATGGCTATATTTATTATATCCTGAACTTTACTCCTCTGATGATGATAGCGGTGTCATACTATCTTCAACTTCTCTGGGGAAGGGGAAAGTGGGGAAAGGCGATAGTATGGCTCTTTGGAGCTGCATCGATCCTCAGCTTTGTTTACTTCTCACCCCTGCTTTACGGAACGCCTGTCTGTGCCGAAGGATATGGGCAGTTCCGTCTCCTTGGAACCTGGAGCATATGAGAAGGGAGCTATTTTTCATCGGTCACGGAGACTGAATCAGCCTGCTTTACCACCCTTCTTTTGGACTGGGTGGCTGAGCGATAGGTGATGTCCCTGTTCTGCACCTTGTCCCTGGATTTGATTTCGCACTTCAGTGACGAGGTGAATCCCGGTTTTGCCAGGTCCACCACATACCCCAGGTCGAGGCTCTCGATATTGGTGGCTATCACGTCACGGCCGTTTGCCCCGCTGGGATTGTCGGTCCGCCACCATGCTCTTTCAACAGTGTCTTTCACCTGCTCGTATGATATCTTATAGACGTATGCCTGCCCGGAATTCCGGTCTTCAAAGCTCCTGAAAAAAACCACGCGGCTGTTGTTGCAGGAGGCGGTGTCCAGGGCATAGGCGGAGCGGATCTCGGAGGTGAGCTGCTCTATCACGCCATCAGCCTTCTGCTTCACCGACGTCTCGGCTTTCATGTTCCTGTAGGCTTTCAGGCTGTCGGTGAGGATAAAGGCAAAGATCAGGATGCACAGTGCCATGAGCGCAATGGCAATCACTGCCTCCAGGAGGGAAAAAGCCCTGCTTTTCCCTGCGGACTTTCGTGGATGATCTTTATTCATGGCCCTCACAGTAAGAATTTCTGGAGACCTCGATGCTCCTTTCGTGCTTCCCGCACTTTATTTTAATAGAGAAGGGAGCAGGCAGCGAGTTCATTCTGGCAGTGAGGGGAGCCCACTGGCTGTCCGCGCTGTCTCCCACTGAAGCTGCCGGGCTGAAGGAGAGGACGGAGCCGTCAGCCACATCGATAAAGAAAGTGCGGGATGCTGAGTCAGCAAGATTCCTCCTTATCTTTTTTTCAGGCTCGGCCCATAGAAAAGCCTCATCGGCGCTGCATACATATTGATAGGATGATTCCCCCGTAATCTTTATGCCCCACATTTTCTCTTCGTGCTGGGCAAGGGTCCTGCACCTGTTCAGATCGCTCACGATCATATCCTTCCAGAACTCAACGGCGCGCACTTCGCTGTAGTTGCGGTAATAAGGGATAAGGAGGCCGAGAGCTATCCCGAACAGCATCAGGACCACTATCATTTCAACGAGGGTGAAGCCCCCGGTGCTTCTTGTCATTTCAGGCTCCTCGGGGGAGGCCGCCCTTCTCTTCCCCCCCGCATTCTCTCATAATGAAGGACTTCTTCTTTTATATTCTATCAAATTATCCGGTGAATCGCAATAAAGGAAAAGGCCCTTGATGAAAACGAATTTTCTGATTATCGGCCCTGAGCAAAGGCAGTGTCCAGGTGGTGCGAGTGAAGTCATACAAATATGTGGCGATAGACAGCTCCGGTGAGACCCATGGCGGCGAGGTCAGCGCCAGGAATGTTGACACAGTGATCATGATGCTGAGGAGAGATGATCTCACCATCATTGACGTTTATTCACCCTCTGACAGACCTGGCATACTGCAGAGAATTTCCGGGTTTTTGATGACTCTCTTCGGCGTGAAAGAGAGGATCGACGAAAGGACGGTCATATTATTCACGCGCCAGTTCTCGACACTCATCGGTGCGGGGATAAACATCCTGAGAAGCCTCAGAAGCATCCTGATCGTGGAACAGGACAGAAAATTTAAAAAGGTGATCTCAGGGATACTGATGGCCCTGAGGGAGGGCTTCTCGATCTCCGGTGCCCTGGCGAAGTTCCCCTTTGTCTTCTCCGAAGTATATATCGGCATAGTGAAGGTGGGGGAGACCTCCGGAAGGCTCTCCGAAGCCTTCCGGACCATCGCGCAGGATCTCGAGAAATCATACTCTTTCAAGCAGAAAACCGTTGCCATCCTGACCTATCCGGCGGCAGTCCTCATCTTTTCCCTCGTAATAATCCTGCTCATGTTCATCTATTTTGTACCCAGCTTTACCGGGATATACGACAAGGTGAACATGGAGCTGCCCCTCTGCACCCTCATCGTCATCAAGGTGGGAAAGTGCATTCTTGATCCGGTTTTCTGGCTCTATGCCCTCATCATTTCCGCGGTGGCGATCTTCCTGGCTCAGAGCTATATAAGGACGCCCGTGGGCCGTTTCACATATGATTCCATGAAGCTGAGGCTCCCCATCTTCGGGGAGCTTATCACGAAAAGGTATCTCTATCAGGTATTCCTTAACCTGGCCTGCATGCTCGAGTACGGTGTCTATATGAACGAAGCGCTCACAAAGATAAAAGAAATCTCGCAGAATACCATCCTGAAATACCATATGGAAGAGGTTTACCAGAAAGTCAGGCAGGGCGATGATCTCTCGGAAGCCATGAGTGCTATCTGGTTCGTGCCAAGGTTTGCCGTCGATTTCATAATGACGGGAGAAGCTACGGGCACGATGGCGGACATGCTCAGGAAGTCGTCGGAGGTCATAGAGCAGGAGCTTCTCCAGAGAGTGGAGACGCTCCTGGCCATGTTTGAGCCATTGGTCATCTCATTGCTCTCCGTAGTGCTCGGGTTCATCATTATTGCAACTTTTCTTCCCCTCTACAACCTCATAAAGGTTCTCTCATGATTTCTCCTTTTCCTGGGCGCCATGCTTCTTCAGAAGCTCGATTATCTTCACGTTTCCTGTCTTGCGCGCCAGTTCAAGCGGTGTTATGCTGAAATTGTCCACCGCGTTGGCATCGGCGCCCTTCTCTATGAGAAGGAGAGCCAGTTCCTCGTGGCCTTTTGTAAGGGCGATAAGAAGGGGCAGCGGATCTTTTTCGTTCATTGCGTTTACCTTGGCCTTCCTGGAGAGAAGGAGCCCGGCAGTCTCGATGCGCCCCTCCTGCACGGCCTTATGGAGAGGCGTCTCATCGATATTATCCTTGGCATTTACCTCGGCGCCGGTCTCGATAAGCCTTTCCGCCGAGGCTGCATTGCCTTTCATGGCGGCAATGTGGAGGGGGGTGATATTTTCAAAGCTCTGGGAGTTCACATCCAGCCCGCGGGAGAGCAGAAAATCCAGGAGATGGGGAGTATTGCAGAGTGCCGCGAAATGGATCAGCGTTTTGCCGGTATTTTCCTTGAAGGTGATGTCAGATCCCGCCTTGAGGAGATGAAGTCCTGCCTCGCCGTGGCCGTTCTCAAGTGCCACAAGCAGAGCCGTGCGGCCATCCCTGTTCCTGGCGTGCACGAGCCTTTTGTTGGTTTTCAGAAACCCGATGAGCCTGGGGGAGTTGCCCTCTGCAGCATACTGAAAGAGCTCAATGATTTTCTGTTTTTCATTGAGCTTCAATATGACCAGTACCGCTGCTATGCATAGCAGCATGAGCACAATGATAAAGAAGGCCTGCATTTCGTTTCCAAGGCTCCTTGCTGAAGGGTGCGCTGACGGATTTCCCCCCAGGAGAATTATATCAGAAGTCAGTGCAAAAGTAAAAGTAACACACACTTCATGAAATACCGTTACAGGCGCCCCCGGAAGTGCATCAGCTCGGCATGCTGCGTGCCTCGCCGCTCTGAGCCCCGGTAAACTCCACTGTTCTTTTGAGACCTTCATAGAGGCCCACCTCAGGTTTCCATCCCAGCCTCTCGAGGGCCTTCCTGTTGTCAAGGTAAACCCTGAACACCTCGCCGGGGCGGGCTGCCTGGTAGGTGGCCTCGCCGCTTGACCCGAGGACTTTCCTGAGCTCGTTGAAAACAGTATTTACCGATGTCTCCTCGCCTGTACCGATGTTGAAGATATCGCGGCTTCCCTTTTCCAGGGCGATGACATTGGCCTTCACCACGTCGCTTACATAGACAAAATCGCGGGTCTGTTCCCCGTTGCCGAAAATAACGGGGCTTTTTCCCTCAAGCATTTTCCCCGTGAAGATTGCTATTACGCCCGCCTCACCGAGAGGATCCTGGCGGGGGCCGTAGACGTTCGCGTACCGAAGGATTGTGTAATCGATGCCGTAGAGATCAGAGAACAGCTCTATGTAATGCTCCAGGGCGTACTTGCTCACCCCGTAGCCTGCCATGGGCCTTATGGGATGCTTCTCATCGGCGGGCAGATACCGGGGCTCTCCGTAAATGGCGCCGCCTGTCGAGGAGTAGACAATCTTTTTCACTTTGAATTTCTTCGCGGCCCTGAGCAGGTTGATCCCTCCCAGTATGTTGATATCTGCGTCAAAAGAAGGGTCCTCAACGGATTTTCTCACGTCAATCTGGGCAGCGAGGTGGACAATGGCATCTAATCTGTGGCTTTCAAAAACCTTATCTATCTCAGGATTTCTCACATCCATCTCGTGAAATGCCGCTTCTTTGTTAAGGTTGTCCCTTCTCCCTGTCGAGAGATTATCGATGATCACCACGCGGTGCCCCCGGGCGATTAATTCGTCCACAATATTGGAGCCGATGAATCCTGCCCCCCCCGTTACAAGGATGTTCATGTTCATTCTCCTTTCTGTGAGAGACTCTGGCTTCTCGGATACTCTCCGTGACTTTCATGGAATCATTTCGTGAGAATGGGAGAGTATCCCTTTAGAGATGCAAAAGGGTTAATGAGCTCCCTGTTGAATTATGTCTCTCACTCACTAGAAGGAGGGCTTGAAGTGGAGCCTCACATTGCCATACCTTTTGAAAACAATTATCTGATTTTGCTGATACTTCTGTTCTGCATCGGCTGCGTTGCCTTTTTCTCCAGCTCTGAAGCGGCGCTCATCTCGGTGAACAGGATCAGGATTAAAAACCTTGTCGAGAAGGGGAACAAGCAGGCCAAGGCGGTGGAGAGGGTCATCTCCAAGCATGACAAGCTCTTCGCCACGATCCTCACGACGGAGAACATGTTCATAATCCTTGCCTCGTCCCTTGCAGGCGTCCTTGCGGTGAGCCTGCTGGGGAAAAATGGGATTGCCATCTCGACCCTGTTCATGACAATCTTCATCGTGATATTCGGCGAGATCACGCCCAAGACTTTTGCTGCCCAGAATGCCGTGAAGGTCTCGCTGCTGGTGGGGCAGGTGATGGAAAAAATAATTTATGTGCTCTCTCCCGTCATATCACTTTTTGCTTTCATATCCCGCTCAATAATCAAAGCCCTTGGCGTGAATCCTGCTTCCAACCCCTATCTCCTCACCGAGGACGAGATAAAGATGGTCATAAGCGACGGGGCGAAAGAAGGGGTCCTGGCAAAGGCGGAAAAGAAGATGATAGAGGGAATATTCGAGTTCAGCGATACCCTTGCGGGCCAGATCATGGTGCCCCGCGTGGACATGGTGGCCGTATCGGATGAAGAGCCACTGGCGAAAGCCATCGAGTTGATAAACAAAACCGGCCATTCCAGGATACCGGTGAGAGAGGGGACCAACGTAGACCATATTGTCGGCGTGGTCTATGCCAAGGACATCCTGAAGCACATGGAAAGAGATATCGCGGCCATGCCGGTAAAAGAGATCATGCGCTCCCCCCATTTCGCCCCTGAAAGCCAGAACGTCATGGCCCTGCTGTCGGATCTCCGCGAGAAGAAAGCAAGCATCACTTTCATCATCGACGAGTTCGGAGGCACGGCGGGGATGATAACCATCGAGATGCTGCTGGAGGAGATTGTGGGCGACATTGAAGACGAGTTTGACATCAGCCTCCCGAAATATGAAAAAATAAGCGACGACGAGTACATTGTTGATGCCAAGATGACCATCTACGAATTGAAGGAGAAGCTGGACATCGAGCTTCCCGAGGGTGATTATCAGACCGTGGGAGGTTTTGTCATAAATCTTGTGGAAAATATCCCGTCACTTGGCGATACGGTGGAATACGGTGCCTATGAGTTCATCATAGAAAAAACCGAGTCGTACCGCCTCTCGCGGATCCGCGTCAGAAGAAAGAAATCCAGGAAAAAAGCCAACCATGGTTGATGTAGTGATTGCAGGAGCAGGTCCCATGGGGAGCTATGCAGCTGAGAGGCTCTCCTCGAAGGGGTTCCATGTGATGGTCATGGAGGAGCATGAGCAGGTGGGATACCCTGTCCATTGCGCAGGGATAGTAAGCGAGAGATTTCTTGAAAAATTTCACATCCCGGAAGATATTGTGCAGAACAGGCTCACACGGTTCAGGATCTTTGCTCCCCATGGCCGCATCGTAGAATGTCCCCCTGCCATAAGGGCTGCCGTGGTGGACCGCAGAAAGCTCGATGAATACTACGCCGGGCTTGCCCGTCAGGCAGGAGCCCTGTTCTCTCTCTCCTCAAGGGTGATACAGGTTGATCAGGACAGCGACAAGGTCTACGTGAGGGCAAGAGAGGGGGGCGAGGAGAAAACCATCACGGCAAAGCTCTGCATTCTTGCCACGGGATCGATGTCCAACCTTCCCTTCCGCTGCGGAATAGACAGGCCGCACTTCTATTCGAACAGCTTCCAGGTTGAAGCGGTGATAGAGGGGCTCGAGGGAGTGGAGCTTTACCTGGGAAATGACTTTGCCCCGGGCTCCTTTGCCTATGCAGTCTCGGTAAACAGCGCCACCTCAAAGATAGGGATCATGGTGAGAAAGCGCCTGAAACAATGCTTTGACAATCTGGTGGGGAGCCCCTATCTCGAGGGGAGAATTGTCAGGCTTGAGAAAAAAAGGGAGTTCCGCAGGATTCCCCTGGGCTTCCCCGAGAGCTCGCAGAACGGCAGGATATGCGCCCTTGGCGACGCTGCGGGGCAGCTTAAGACCACCACGGGCGGCGGCATATATTACGGCCTCCTGTCTGCGGGAATCCTCGCTGAAACTATTGTGTCGTCAAGGAAATCGGGGGATTTTGACACAAGGGCTCTTGGGAGCTACGACCGTAAATGGAAAAGGGTAATCGGGAAGGAGCTGCGCATGGGCCTTCTCTTCAGGAGGTTCATCGAGTATCTCTCTGATGATGATTTTGATGCCATTTTCTCCATACTGCAGAAGAAGGATCTCCTTGACGTCGTGGAAAGGGAGGGGGACTTTGACTTTCACCAGCATCTTGTGCTTTCCCTCCTGAAGGAGCGGGAGTTTCACAGGGTGGTTTACGGGCTTCTCCACAGGGGAATAAGGCGCCTTTTCCAGCGGAGAAAGAAAAACCTCCATGCCGCGTGAAAATTTTCCTGGAAACAAATCTGCCTGCCGGGAGTCTAACACCGGCAGCAGGGTGTTATGAGGCTCTGCGGAAGTCTTGAGGTCATGAAAGGGGTTGAGACAGGGTGGAAATCGCGAGAAGGGAGTTCCTGAAAAGTACGGCGGCATTTTCCCTTGGATGCATGATGGGCATGACGGCTTTTTCAGGGGAGGCTCTGGCCGCCCCGTCAAAGACCAGGATGCCTCTGCTCCAGAAGGGCGCCCGCGAGGCCATGTTCTATGAATCCCTCGAGGGAGGAATCGCCCACTGTCTTCTCTGCCCCTGCTCGCCCCTGGATGAAAACTGCGGGTTTCTCAAAGAAGGCGAGCTGTGCGTCTGCAACGTGCGGTATTCAAGCGGCGGGAAGCTCTACGTGACCAATTACGGGAAGCTTTCGGCCCTTCACATTGATTCTATAGAGAAGAATCCCATCTATCACATGACACCCGGCAGGAACAACCTTGCCGTGGCCACGGCGGGCTGCAACCTAGACTGCCAGTGCTGCCAGAACTGGGAGATGTCACAGAAGCGCGTTGACCAGGTGAAGTGCTTTTCCATGACGCCCCGTGAGGTGGTGAAAAAGGCGAAAGAAAACAAGTGCCACGGAATATCTTATACCTACACGGAGCCCGTAATATTCTACGAATACATGCTTGACACTGCAAAGCTTGCACAGCAATCAGGCCTCAAAAACTGCATGGTCACCGGGGGATATATCCTTTCAGAGCCGCTGAAGCTGCTCACAAAACACATCGATGGGTTCTCGGTAAGTGTCAAGGGATTTACCGAGGATTTTTACAAGAAATATTGCCGCGGGAGGCTCGGAACAGTCCTCAACGCCCTCAAGATCCTCAAGGA
The Candidatus Eremiobacterota bacterium genome window above contains:
- a CDS encoding hemolysin family protein, whose protein sequence is MEPHIAIPFENNYLILLILLFCIGCVAFFSSSEAALISVNRIRIKNLVEKGNKQAKAVERVISKHDKLFATILTTENMFIILASSLAGVLAVSLLGKNGIAISTLFMTIFIVIFGEITPKTFAAQNAVKVSLLVGQVMEKIIYVLSPVISLFAFISRSIIKALGVNPASNPYLLTEDEIKMVISDGAKEGVLAKAEKKMIEGIFEFSDTLAGQIMVPRVDMVAVSDEEPLAKAIELINKTGHSRIPVREGTNVDHIVGVVYAKDILKHMERDIAAMPVKEIMRSPHFAPESQNVMALLSDLREKKASITFIIDEFGGTAGMITIEMLLEEIVGDIEDEFDISLPKYEKISDDEYIVDAKMTIYELKEKLDIELPEGDYQTVGGFVINLVENIPSLGDTVEYGAYEFIIEKTESYRLSRIRVRRKKSRKKANHG
- a CDS encoding type II secretion system F family protein gives rise to the protein MKSYKYVAIDSSGETHGGEVSARNVDTVIMMLRRDDLTIIDVYSPSDRPGILQRISGFLMTLFGVKERIDERTVILFTRQFSTLIGAGINILRSLRSILIVEQDRKFKKVISGILMALREGFSISGALAKFPFVFSEVYIGIVKVGETSGRLSEAFRTIAQDLEKSYSFKQKTVAILTYPAAVLIFSLVIILLMFIYFVPSFTGIYDKVNMELPLCTLIVIKVGKCILDPVFWLYALIISAVAIFLAQSYIRTPVGRFTYDSMKLRLPIFGELITKRYLYQVFLNLACMLEYGVYMNEALTKIKEISQNTILKYHMEEVYQKVRQGDDLSEAMSAIWFVPRFAVDFIMTGEATGTMADMLRKSSEVIEQELLQRVETLLAMFEPLVISLLSVVLGFIIIATFLPLYNLIKVLS
- a CDS encoding type II secretion system protein; this translates as MNKDHPRKSAGKSRAFSLLEAVIAIALMALCILIFAFILTDSLKAYRNMKAETSVKQKADGVIEQLTSEIRSAYALDTASCNNSRVVFFRSFEDRNSGQAYVYKISYEQVKDTVERAWWRTDNPSGANGRDVIATNIESLDLGYVVDLAKPGFTSSLKCEIKSRDKVQNRDITYRSATQSKRRVVKQADSVSVTDEK
- a CDS encoding SDR family oxidoreductase, with the protein product MNILVTGGAGFIGSNIVDELIARGHRVVIIDNLSTGRRDNLNKEAAFHEMDVRNPEIDKVFESHRLDAIVHLAAQIDVRKSVEDPSFDADINILGGINLLRAAKKFKVKKIVYSSTGGAIYGEPRYLPADEKHPIRPMAGYGVSKYALEHYIELFSDLYGIDYTILRYANVYGPRQDPLGEAGVIAIFTGKMLEGKSPVIFGNGEQTRDFVYVSDVVKANVIALEKGSRDIFNIGTGEETSVNTVFNELRKVLGSSGEATYQAARPGEVFRVYLDNRKALERLGWKPEVGLYEGLKRTVEFTGAQSGEARSMPS
- a CDS encoding NAD(P)/FAD-dependent oxidoreductase, with the protein product MVDVVIAGAGPMGSYAAERLSSKGFHVMVMEEHEQVGYPVHCAGIVSERFLEKFHIPEDIVQNRLTRFRIFAPHGRIVECPPAIRAAVVDRRKLDEYYAGLARQAGALFSLSSRVIQVDQDSDKVYVRAREGGEEKTITAKLCILATGSMSNLPFRCGIDRPHFYSNSFQVEAVIEGLEGVELYLGNDFAPGSFAYAVSVNSATSKIGIMVRKRLKQCFDNLVGSPYLEGRIVRLEKKREFRRIPLGFPESSQNGRICALGDAAGQLKTTTGGGIYYGLLSAGILAETIVSSRKSGDFDTRALGSYDRKWKRVIGKELRMGLLFRRFIEYLSDDDFDAIFSILQKKDLLDVVEREGDFDFHQHLVLSLLKEREFHRVVYGLLHRGIRRLFQRRKKNLHAA
- a CDS encoding ankyrin repeat domain-containing protein, encoding MQAFFIIVLMLLCIAAVLVILKLNEKQKIIELFQYAAEGNSPRLIGFLKTNKRLVHARNRDGRTALLVALENGHGEAGLHLLKAGSDITFKENTGKTLIHFAALCNTPHLLDFLLSRGLDVNSQSFENITPLHIAAMKGNAASAERLIETGAEVNAKDNIDETPLHKAVQEGRIETAGLLLSRKAKVNAMNEKDPLPLLIALTKGHEELALLLIEKGADANAVDNFSITPLELARKTGNVKIIELLKKHGAQEKEKS
- a CDS encoding type II secretion system protein; its protein translation is MTRSTGGFTLVEMIVVLMLFGIALGLLIPYYRNYSEVRAVEFWKDMIVSDLNRCRTLAQHEEKMWGIKITGESSYQYVCSADEAFLWAEPEKKIRRNLADSASRTFFIDVADGSVLSFSPAASVGDSADSQWAPLTARMNSLPAPFSIKIKCGKHERSIEVSRNSYCEGHE
- the amrS gene encoding AmmeMemoRadiSam system radical SAM enzyme yields the protein MEIARREFLKSTAAFSLGCMMGMTAFSGEALAAPSKTRMPLLQKGAREAMFYESLEGGIAHCLLCPCSPLDENCGFLKEGELCVCNVRYSSGGKLYVTNYGKLSALHIDSIEKNPIYHMTPGRNNLAVATAGCNLDCQCCQNWEMSQKRVDQVKCFSMTPREVVKKAKENKCHGISYTYTEPVIFYEYMLDTAKLAQQSGLKNCMVTGGYILSEPLKLLTKHIDGFSVSVKGFTEDFYKKYCRGRLGTVLNALKILKEKGSWCEIVVLVIPTLSDNMDQIDWFCQWVKDNLGVTVPLHFSRFYPSYRMSSLPKTPVTTLEKAYKIARGKGLQYVYLGNLPGHEGGNTFCHKCRTLLIQRIGMKLIKSNIRGGKCPSCGAIIPGIWS